The following are encoded together in the Flavihumibacter fluvii genome:
- the sucD gene encoding succinate--CoA ligase subunit alpha, producing MSVLLNSQSKVLVQGFTGTEGTFHATQMLDYGTNVVGGVTPGKGGSSHLDRPVFNTVADAVKTTGANVSIIFVPPAFAADAIMEAADAGIELVVCITEGIPVQDMVKAKHFLQGKKTRLVGPNCPGVITAGECKVGIMPGSIFVPGKIGIISKSGTLTYEAADQLAKAGLGVTTAIGIGGDPIIGTTTREAVELLMNDPETDAIVMIGEIGGGMEAEAARWIKEHGTKPVVGFIAGQTAPPGRRMGHAGAIVGGADDTAAAKMKIMEECGIYVVKSPADIGKRMAEVVKK from the coding sequence ATGAGTGTTTTACTAAATAGTCAGTCCAAAGTGCTGGTTCAGGGTTTTACCGGAACAGAAGGCACCTTTCATGCCACGCAGATGCTGGATTATGGAACCAATGTAGTAGGTGGTGTTACGCCGGGGAAAGGAGGCAGCTCCCATTTGGACCGTCCGGTTTTTAATACGGTGGCCGATGCGGTTAAAACAACTGGTGCCAATGTTTCGATCATATTTGTACCGCCTGCGTTTGCAGCCGATGCCATTATGGAAGCTGCTGATGCCGGTATTGAACTGGTGGTTTGTATTACAGAAGGCATACCTGTACAGGACATGGTGAAAGCCAAGCATTTCCTGCAAGGCAAGAAAACCCGGTTGGTCGGGCCAAATTGCCCGGGTGTGATCACTGCCGGCGAATGTAAAGTGGGCATTATGCCCGGAAGTATTTTTGTACCTGGTAAGATCGGTATCATATCAAAAAGCGGCACATTGACGTATGAGGCAGCAGACCAGCTGGCGAAGGCCGGATTAGGCGTTACGACTGCAATAGGAATAGGTGGGGATCCGATCATTGGAACAACTACCCGGGAGGCTGTGGAGTTGCTCATGAATGATCCGGAAACAGATGCCATTGTTATGATTGGAGAGATTGGTGGTGGTATGGAAGCAGAAGCGGCCAGGTGGATAAAGGAACATGGAACAAAACCAGTAGTTGGTTTTATTGCCGGACAAACTGCGCCTCCTGGCAGAAGGATGGGTCATGCGGGTGCCATTGTGGGCGGTGCCGATGATACTGCAGCAGCAAAAATGAAAATCATGGAAGAATGCGGGATATATGTGGTGAAAAGTCCGGCAGATATTGGCAAAAGGATGGCAGAAGTCGTTAAAAAATAG
- a CDS encoding T9SS type A sorting domain-containing protein, with protein MKTFSTLLLCLFSIHALQAQTVNDYRSVGNVTLNSNTNWQRYWNPPGGPNINEWVNAVTAPNGFNFGDNNTITLEVGHTLNIAATANFSSNNDFTFVIRGTVTQSGAGTPYAIDYGNGNTLVRFENTGVVNYGNIFQNHNFSDLEFLATSGTFSPTFTSRIDVDDDLVLTNTVLTFNTTANNTTITLDDDVTLNNSTINFNFTGNNGFVDIGDDLTMTGSTINASFLSTANNTNDGDFNVNGIMSLTNSSFNLNGNYADLTQISGSDENITLNNSSINLNGDNQVFDIDESITTFSNNSSITLLGANGQLLLDNGETIAGNSTNYIHLSPTSTVSRQINVNTNFFFPIGTSTTYLPVTINSTNSGSNPVYTVGVFQGASTNAQPGGPSSYKPPIVDAIWTIQQDGVTPKDVTLTFEWQNGLEGTVFNGLGDAQVGIGSYNTASSSWSPAAAGTGDNSANTFTTNSISLLNATSNSFAIAQLSFSLPLLSRNFTAIPINGQVKLDWIGVATHSTAYFEVERSSTLNGKFAKLATIPVSAVGEAKYQYADASPIQPEGYYRIRIIDELNRVSYTKTLKVNLSGNYFTLNTIYPTVTTSQLNLLISSTRQKQVKVNVIDQQGRTVMVKNLTIGTGSQSYTLNVSQLAGGQYFLLLNSGAETINGRFIKQ; from the coding sequence ATGAAAACATTTTCTACCCTTTTACTATGCCTTTTTTCTATTCACGCACTACAGGCCCAGACCGTAAATGATTACCGCTCGGTCGGTAATGTCACCTTAAATAGCAACACCAATTGGCAACGGTACTGGAATCCACCCGGTGGACCCAATATTAATGAGTGGGTGAATGCTGTTACTGCGCCTAACGGATTTAATTTTGGCGACAATAACACGATAACACTTGAAGTTGGGCATACCTTGAATATAGCTGCCACGGCAAATTTTAGTTCCAATAATGATTTCACTTTTGTTATCAGGGGGACAGTGACCCAATCGGGGGCTGGCACTCCGTATGCAATTGACTACGGCAATGGCAATACACTAGTCCGTTTCGAAAATACCGGCGTTGTGAACTATGGGAACATATTTCAAAATCATAATTTTTCCGACCTTGAATTTTTAGCTACAAGTGGTACATTTTCCCCAACATTTACATCAAGAATTGATGTGGATGATGACCTTGTATTAACTAATACTGTGTTGACATTCAATACAACCGCCAACAACACTACAATTACATTGGATGATGATGTAACCCTGAATAATAGTACCATTAACTTTAACTTTACCGGGAACAATGGATTTGTTGATATAGGAGATGACCTGACCATGACCGGGAGTACCATTAATGCATCATTTCTAAGTACCGCAAACAATACAAATGACGGGGACTTCAATGTCAATGGTATAATGTCGCTAACCAACAGTAGTTTTAACCTCAACGGGAACTATGCAGATCTTACCCAGATCAGCGGCAGCGATGAAAATATCACTTTGAACAACAGCAGTATAAACCTGAATGGCGACAACCAGGTATTTGATATCGATGAAAGCATAACGACATTTTCCAATAACAGTTCCATTACACTGCTTGGCGCAAATGGCCAGCTTTTATTAGATAACGGGGAAACCATAGCAGGGAATTCAACCAATTATATCCATTTAAGTCCAACCAGTACCGTTTCAAGGCAGATCAACGTAAATACTAATTTCTTTTTCCCGATAGGCACTTCCACCACCTACCTTCCAGTAACTATTAATTCAACAAATTCCGGCAGTAACCCGGTTTATACAGTAGGCGTTTTCCAGGGTGCTTCAACAAATGCACAACCGGGCGGGCCATCATCCTATAAACCGCCCATTGTTGATGCAATATGGACAATACAACAAGATGGGGTTACCCCGAAAGATGTTACACTAACTTTCGAATGGCAAAATGGACTGGAAGGCACTGTATTCAATGGCTTAGGCGATGCACAGGTGGGAATCGGATCATATAATACTGCATCATCGAGCTGGAGCCCCGCAGCAGCCGGAACGGGAGATAATAGTGCCAACACATTCACAACAAACTCGATTTCCTTACTCAATGCAACATCAAATTCCTTCGCAATAGCACAACTAAGTTTTTCACTACCCTTACTCTCCCGCAACTTTACCGCTATTCCAATAAATGGCCAGGTGAAATTGGATTGGATAGGTGTAGCTACACATAGTACAGCTTATTTCGAGGTAGAACGCAGCAGCACCCTTAATGGCAAGTTTGCCAAGTTAGCAACTATCCCTGTAAGCGCAGTCGGGGAGGCCAAATACCAATATGCAGATGCCAGTCCGATACAACCAGAAGGGTATTACCGCATCAGGATAATTGATGAACTGAATAGAGTGTCGTACACCAAGACCCTTAAGGTAAACCTGTCGGGCAATTATTTCACCCTCAATACCATTTATCCAACTGTAACAACAAGCCAGCTGAACCTGCTCATCAGTAGTACCAGGCAAAAGCAGGTAAAGGTGAATGTAATAGACCAGCAGGGCCGGACAGTAATGGTAAAAAACCTGACTATAGGCACGGGCAGCCAGTCATATACCCTGAATGTCAGCCAGCTGGCCGGCGGACAATATTTTCTGCTGCTGAATAGCGGTGCCGAAACCATCAATGGCCGATTTATCAAACAATAA
- a CDS encoding ABC transporter ATP-binding protein yields MIEVKNIVKGFGDKVVISDVSATMETGKCNLIIGSSGSGKTVFMKCLVGLFEPDSGQILYDDGQDFTQMDDEHRKEIRKEIGMLFQGSALFDSLTVEQNIQFPLDMFTDWSLLQKRKRVNEVLDRVNLKDTNKKFPAEISGGMKKRVGIARAVVLNPKYLFCDEPNSGLDPQTSLVIDKLIKELTLEFNTTTVINTHDMNSVMEIGDKIIYMYQGNKEWEGNNKEIIFSKNQRLNDFIFASEFLKDAKDMRMLEQTGKIDNNRNMDEMIK; encoded by the coding sequence ATGATCGAAGTAAAAAATATTGTAAAAGGGTTTGGAGACAAAGTGGTGATCAGTGATGTGAGTGCCACCATGGAAACAGGTAAATGTAACCTGATCATTGGTTCGAGCGGGAGCGGAAAAACGGTATTTATGAAATGCCTGGTGGGTCTGTTTGAACCGGACAGTGGGCAGATCTTATATGATGATGGCCAGGATTTTACCCAGATGGATGATGAACACCGCAAAGAGATCAGGAAAGAGATCGGAATGCTGTTCCAGGGATCGGCGCTGTTCGACAGTTTAACAGTGGAGCAAAACATCCAGTTTCCATTAGATATGTTTACGGACTGGAGCCTTTTACAGAAGAGAAAGCGCGTGAATGAAGTGCTGGACAGGGTGAACCTGAAAGACACGAATAAGAAATTCCCGGCAGAGATCAGCGGCGGGATGAAAAAGAGGGTGGGCATTGCCCGGGCGGTAGTGCTGAATCCGAAATACCTTTTTTGTGATGAACCCAATTCGGGTCTTGACCCGCAGACTTCATTAGTGATCGATAAGCTGATCAAGGAGCTTACCCTGGAATTCAATACGACCACTGTGATCAACACCCATGACATGAACAGTGTGATGGAGATTGGAGACAAGATCATCTATATGTACCAGGGCAATAAGGAATGGGAAGGGAATAACAAGGAGATTATTTTCAGCAAAAACCAGCGCCTGAACGATTTTATTTTTGCGTCGGAATTCCTGAAAGATGCCAAGGATATGCGCATGCTGGAGCAAACCGGAAAGATTGATAATAACCGCAATATGGATGAGATGATTAAATAA